In Carnobacterium sp. CP1, the following are encoded in one genomic region:
- a CDS encoding serine hydrolase domain-containing protein → MYSNTRKLIQRYIEDQTLPGASYAFIKQQETKQYREGLAAVIPHKESIIENQQYDVASLTKVILTTTVILQLWESGTVSLEDSVQTYLPDFSAGQVTIRHLLTHTSALNGFIPNRDALSASELKAALLRVPMEDSFGIEAKYTDTNMILLGYIIEVIEKETLSAVFEKRVIQPLNLRYSTFHPADLAQCAPTEKQPDRGVIRGVVHDPKALVLGDHCGSAGLFSTLNDVSRFSQMLLQKGQLDGIRILQESTVDQLSQDWTPNGKLERSLGWDLKVRKKDCYLFHTGFTGTFILLDIKKQEAFVFLSNRVHPTSDTPVYLKKRDQLIDTYFSEKEAAMN, encoded by the coding sequence ATGTACAGCAATACTAGAAAATTGATCCAACGCTACATCGAAGATCAGACACTACCTGGAGCGAGTTATGCGTTCATTAAGCAACAGGAAACCAAACAGTATCGTGAGGGTTTGGCAGCGGTGATTCCTCATAAAGAATCGATTATAGAAAACCAACAATACGATGTTGCTTCGTTAACAAAAGTTATCTTGACGACAACCGTTATTCTGCAGTTATGGGAAAGCGGGACAGTGTCACTGGAAGATTCTGTCCAGACCTACTTGCCTGACTTTAGCGCTGGCCAGGTAACCATTCGCCATTTGCTGACGCACACTTCGGCCTTAAATGGGTTTATCCCCAACCGGGATGCTTTATCAGCAAGTGAATTAAAAGCAGCTTTATTGAGAGTGCCAATGGAAGACTCTTTCGGAATAGAAGCGAAGTATACCGATACGAATATGATCTTATTAGGGTATATTATTGAAGTTATTGAAAAGGAAACGCTAAGTGCTGTTTTTGAAAAGCGAGTGATCCAGCCTCTAAATTTGCGGTATTCAACCTTTCATCCAGCAGACCTGGCCCAATGTGCTCCAACAGAAAAACAACCGGATCGCGGTGTGATCAGAGGAGTGGTACATGACCCCAAAGCATTAGTATTAGGCGATCATTGCGGCAGTGCGGGGTTGTTTTCTACGTTGAACGATGTTTCGCGCTTTAGCCAGATGCTGCTTCAAAAAGGGCAGTTAGACGGTATTCGTATCTTGCAGGAATCAACCGTTGATCAATTGTCACAAGATTGGACGCCAAATGGGAAATTAGAACGCTCTTTAGGCTGGGATTTAAAAGTCAGAAAGAAAGACTGCTACCTTTTTCATACTGGTTTTACGGGTACGTTTATTTTACTGGATATAAAAAAACAAGAAGCTTTTGTCTTTTTATCTAACCGCGTTCATCCAACTAGTGATACACCGGTGTATCTCAAGAAACGAGATCAATTGATCGATACGTATTTTTCAGAAAAAGAAGCAGCTATGAATTAA
- a CDS encoding VOC family protein, with amino-acid sequence MSLNEKTHIGEVVLNVENLKDMKQFYQTIIGMDIKTETSSAVSFGAKEDETILLTLQSVPAGDVDVRSTGLYHLALLLPTRQDLGEMLYHILVSGYPLTGASDHGYSEALYLDDPEGNGIEIYWDKPKTDWDIRADGQIAGVTEPMDAEGVIAEAKKAFSGLPVGSFMGHVHLFVADLDRTEAFYKNLVGFDLKFDFGAQAKFFAAGEYHHQIGANTWAGKGIPAAEKGTRGLAYYTIVVPVKEDFTRIQATLDEQQYAYQLDEAANVLSLEDPNGITLKIVQG; translated from the coding sequence ATGAGCTTAAATGAAAAAACGCATATTGGAGAAGTCGTTTTAAATGTTGAAAACTTAAAGGACATGAAACAGTTCTATCAAACGATTATTGGCATGGATATAAAAACTGAAACATCATCAGCAGTTTCTTTTGGAGCAAAAGAAGATGAAACCATTCTGTTGACACTGCAATCCGTTCCCGCAGGCGATGTTGATGTTCGTTCAACAGGTTTGTATCATTTGGCTTTATTGTTGCCTACTCGACAGGATCTAGGCGAGATGCTGTACCATATTCTCGTTTCTGGTTATCCTTTGACTGGTGCCAGTGATCACGGTTATAGTGAAGCTCTTTATTTGGATGATCCTGAAGGAAATGGGATTGAAATTTACTGGGATAAACCAAAGACTGACTGGGATATACGTGCCGATGGCCAAATTGCGGGCGTAACAGAGCCAATGGATGCAGAAGGTGTGATTGCTGAAGCCAAAAAAGCGTTCAGCGGATTGCCTGTAGGAAGTTTTATGGGGCATGTTCACTTATTTGTAGCTGATTTAGATAGGACCGAAGCTTTTTATAAAAATTTAGTGGGCTTTGATTTGAAATTTGATTTTGGTGCTCAAGCAAAATTCTTCGCGGCAGGTGAGTACCACCACCAAATCGGAGCAAACACTTGGGCTGGAAAAGGAATTCCAGCAGCTGAAAAAGGAACTCGCGGTTTGGCTTATTATACGATCGTAGTCCCTGTTAAAGAGGACTTTACACGTATTCAAGCAACGTTAGATGAACAGCAGTACGCTTACCAATTGGATGAAGCGGCAAACGTTCTTTCATTGGAAGATCCTAATGGAATTACATTAAAAATCGTACAAGGATAA
- a CDS encoding GNAT family N-acetyltransferase translates to MTEYKTMTLEKNEEMLELACYAFNLEKTEKREKEFKELCAVSACYGAFQNETLMSQIIVRPMEVYLHGKPFSMGGIGFVSSYPENRGAGDIAQLMKLSLEKMNEQGQLLSYLAPFSYPFYRKYGYEQCFDDIQYTIDVSELPKVQKTPGMVRRVKWEDVKETMRTLYTERYETSVGPLKRSEWDWEFLMMSREDSAVALYLDEEGEAQGYLIYSFKGQAVGTFVLQEMVYLSHEAFKGLWNFVASHKATFHTYRYKTGEHEKMAYLLENPRIKQELVPSMMARIVNIQQFLMAYPFKERAPQTFYLKVEDTAASWNTGVWKVELHLTDRKVTKITDEQEIFQESILSGTIQAWTQVFMNYRTIEELHFFERILGDKHLLAEFAERIPAGVPVLYDYF, encoded by the coding sequence AAAAAAATGAAGAGATGTTAGAGTTAGCCTGCTATGCTTTTAATCTAGAAAAAACAGAAAAGCGTGAAAAAGAATTCAAGGAACTTTGTGCTGTTTCAGCTTGTTATGGTGCCTTTCAAAATGAAACATTAATGAGCCAAATCATTGTCCGTCCAATGGAAGTTTATTTACATGGAAAGCCTTTTTCTATGGGAGGCATCGGTTTCGTATCCAGTTATCCTGAAAATAGAGGGGCCGGAGATATCGCTCAGTTAATGAAGCTGTCATTGGAAAAAATGAATGAACAAGGCCAATTATTGTCTTATTTAGCGCCTTTTTCTTATCCTTTTTACCGAAAATACGGCTATGAACAATGTTTCGATGATATTCAATATACGATTGATGTGAGTGAATTACCGAAAGTTCAGAAGACACCAGGGATGGTTCGCCGTGTCAAATGGGAAGATGTAAAAGAAACGATGAGAACGCTTTATACCGAGCGTTACGAAACCAGTGTTGGTCCGCTTAAGCGCAGTGAGTGGGATTGGGAATTTTTAATGATGTCGCGAGAAGATTCTGCTGTTGCTTTGTATCTGGATGAAGAAGGGGAAGCACAAGGTTATTTGATCTATTCTTTTAAAGGTCAAGCTGTCGGAACTTTTGTATTGCAAGAAATGGTTTATCTGTCTCATGAAGCCTTTAAAGGATTATGGAACTTTGTAGCTTCGCATAAAGCTACTTTTCACACCTATCGTTATAAGACGGGCGAACATGAAAAAATGGCCTACTTGTTAGAGAATCCAAGAATCAAACAAGAGCTGGTTCCTTCTATGATGGCTCGAATCGTAAATATTCAGCAATTTCTCATGGCTTACCCTTTTAAAGAACGGGCTCCTCAAACCTTTTATTTGAAAGTTGAAGATACTGCGGCTTCCTGGAATACAGGCGTTTGGAAAGTGGAATTGCATTTAACAGACAGGAAAGTTACAAAAATAACAGACGAGCAAGAAATATTTCAAGAATCGATCCTATCGGGAACCATTCAAGCTTGGACTCAAGTTTTTATGAACTACCGCACAATTGAAGAATTGCACTTTTTCGAACGAATCCTAGGAGACAAGCACCTACTGGCAGAGTTTGCAGAACGCATACCAGCAGGAGTACCTGTTTTATACGATTATTTTTAA